A single genomic interval of Verrucomicrobiia bacterium harbors:
- a CDS encoding transposase — protein sequence MRLPRIKADPTLSATYHCMSRVAGRLHLLDDSARHKLINILHHLARFCDIDVITFCMMSNHFHLLIRVPPKPLPDSIPDDVILAKLEDFYGPKATLPTLARAAVNKGQPIPDDIRQAVLSRIADLSVFLQEFKQRFSRWYNRRHDRTGYLWGERFRSV from the coding sequence ATGAGACTCCCGCGCATCAAGGCCGACCCCACGCTCTCCGCGACCTACCACTGCATGTCCCGTGTCGCCGGCCGCCTCCACCTCCTCGACGATTCCGCCAGGCACAAACTCATCAACATCCTCCACCACCTCGCCCGGTTCTGTGACATCGACGTCATCACCTTCTGCATGATGTCCAACCACTTCCATCTCCTCATCCGCGTCCCTCCCAAACCCCTCCCCGACTCCATCCCGGACGATGTCATCCTCGCCAAACTCGAGGACTTCTACGGCCCCAAGGCCACTCTCCCCACCCTCGCCCGCGCCGCAGTCAACAAGGGCCAACCCATCCCCGACGACATCCGCCAGGCCGTCCTCTCCCGCATCGCCGATCTCTCCGTCTTCCTTCAGGAGTTCAAGCAGCGCTTCTCCCGCTGGTACAACCGCCGTCATGACCGCACCGGCTACCTCTGGGGCGAACGCTTCCGCAGCGTCC
- a CDS encoding exo-alpha-sialidase, translating to MGAAAASGEARLLEVRRIWDVAPHNAFTDLIRWGDRWWCAFREGTGHVSPDGVLRVLTSEDGRLWGSAARVTLDGADLRDAKLSVTPDGQLMLSGAAAWRGDGPTRHRSFSWFSWDGRKWGEGVPVGDEDVWLWKVTWHRGVAWGLGYGTGDERFVRLYRSEDGREFGTWVDRLLTEGYPNEHALVFDPDDSVVCLLRRDGQPERALIGRSRPPYLEWSWREADRAIGGPAMIRLPDGRMVAGVRLYDGGARTSLAWVDVEQGGLREFLRLPSGGDTSYPGLVWHEGRLWVSYYASHEGKSAIYLAEVDVGR from the coding sequence GTGGGAGCGGCCGCCGCATCCGGGGAAGCGCGGTTGCTGGAGGTGCGGCGGATTTGGGATGTGGCGCCGCACAATGCGTTTACGGACCTGATCCGCTGGGGCGATCGATGGTGGTGTGCCTTCCGGGAGGGGACTGGGCACGTCTCGCCGGACGGGGTGTTGCGGGTGTTGACTTCGGAGGACGGGCGGCTCTGGGGGTCGGCGGCGCGGGTGACGCTGGACGGTGCGGATCTGCGGGATGCGAAACTGAGCGTGACTCCGGATGGACAGTTGATGTTGAGCGGGGCGGCGGCATGGCGGGGGGACGGTCCGACGCGACATCGGAGTTTTTCGTGGTTTTCATGGGATGGCCGGAAGTGGGGCGAGGGTGTGCCGGTGGGGGACGAGGATGTCTGGCTCTGGAAGGTGACGTGGCACCGGGGGGTGGCTTGGGGGCTGGGCTATGGGACGGGGGACGAGCGGTTTGTGCGGTTGTATCGGAGCGAGGACGGGCGGGAATTCGGGACCTGGGTGGACCGGCTGCTGACGGAGGGGTATCCGAACGAGCATGCACTGGTCTTCGATCCGGACGATTCGGTGGTGTGTCTGTTGCGTCGGGACGGGCAACCGGAGCGGGCGTTGATCGGGCGTTCCCGACCGCCGTACCTGGAATGGAGCTGGCGTGAGGCGGATCGGGCGATCGGGGGTCCAGCAATGATCCGATTACCGGACGGGCGAATGGTGGCGGGGGTGCGGTTGTATGACGGCGGGGCGCGGACCTCGCTGGCGTGGGTGGACGTTGAGCAGGGGGGATTGCGGGAGTTCCTGCGTCTGCCAAGCGGGGGCGACACAAGCTATCCGGGATTGGTCTGGCACGAGGGGCGGTTGTGGGTGAGCTATTACGCTTCCCATGAGGGAAAGTCGGCGATCTACCTCGCCGAGGTGGACGTGGGACGGTAG
- a CDS encoding HEAT repeat domain-containing protein, which translates to MSLKRAWAVCGVALGMGWLAASGAEVGTRDAAEAGRVMAASEEGREAMRRFRIPAGWRVDLVAAEPHLANPVAFAFDEDERIYVAETFRHGGGVLDIRGRSGWPSAGYRARLGGEARLDREARQRLSEELLDADLALRTVEDRERMLRGYFLENVPSLERYSDRVKRITRGPDGRATGSTVFADGFRTLVDGIGSGVLARGGEVWYANIPHLWRLRDTDGDGVADERTSLHHGYGVRVGFLGHDLHGLCFGPDGRLYFSIGDRGASVMTREGVRLDVPDTGAVFRCDPDGANLEVFATGLRNPQELAFDAWGNLWTGDNNSDGGDQARWLYVVEGGDYGWHIGWQFIESPNARGPWNSEGMWRPGDAERVGYLIPPLANIGAGPSGLTYGAGTGLPEGWAGRFFMVDFRGGPSGIWSIGVRPKGAGYALTDAEQIIWNALPTDVELGPDGGLYWSDWVEGWGTTGKGRIYRAYDPEVVGRPEVLDTRRWLGAELRGRGSVELLGLLGHADLRVRQRAQFALADRGEVGALRAAAERAGGGWARLHGIWGLGQVGRRQPGVLAVLMPLLGDGEAEVRAQAAKMLGEARHRAAGAALESLLGDPEARPRFFAALALGRMGRVEAGPGVLTMLRANGDADAYLRHAGATALAGILGEDELAALAQDASVAVRRAAVVALRRLASPGLAAFVADGEASVVLEAARAIHDLPVEGALPALAGLLGKEVMEEALERRVLGAALRVGGWEQARALAGHAARGTAVERTRVEALRHLGAFDAPSGRDPVTGLWRPAAWRDADAAREMARRALEERFEALLTAGPEGVQSEAIGASGRLGLRGWEGRLARLAGDVGVGVGARLAALRVLGEWRDESLTGLMPLLLEDGNEAVRAEALRWQARLGLGDPLVPIREILVRGTLRERQAAFGSLAGVRGAAAESLLVEWLNRGAAGELERELILDAIEAGRSRDGAAVREALSRWEARLEGWAPLVLHGGDAGAGRRVFYEKAEVQCVRCHRAGGDGGVVGPDLMGLGASKTREYLLQSITDPNAVVAEGYENVMVETRDGREFAGTVQGETDQTLILNTLEEGRVTLQKAEITGRWKGLSGMPEGLTEMLTLREMRDLIEFMAGLTGEAGAKE; encoded by the coding sequence ATGTCGTTGAAGCGTGCGTGGGCGGTATGCGGGGTGGCGTTGGGGATGGGGTGGCTGGCTGCATCTGGGGCGGAGGTGGGAACGCGGGATGCGGCGGAGGCGGGGCGGGTGATGGCGGCGTCGGAGGAGGGCCGGGAGGCGATGCGGCGGTTTCGGATTCCGGCGGGCTGGCGGGTGGACCTGGTGGCGGCCGAGCCTCACCTGGCCAACCCGGTGGCGTTCGCCTTCGATGAGGATGAGCGGATTTACGTGGCCGAGACATTCCGGCACGGAGGCGGGGTGCTGGACATCCGGGGACGGTCGGGCTGGCCGAGCGCGGGGTATCGGGCGCGGCTGGGAGGGGAGGCGCGACTGGACCGGGAAGCGCGGCAGCGACTGTCCGAGGAGTTGCTGGACGCGGATCTGGCGTTGCGGACGGTGGAGGACCGGGAGCGGATGCTGCGAGGGTACTTCCTGGAGAATGTGCCGTCGCTGGAGCGGTATTCCGACCGGGTGAAGCGGATCACGCGGGGTCCGGACGGTCGGGCCACGGGCTCGACGGTGTTTGCGGACGGGTTTCGGACCCTGGTGGACGGGATCGGCTCCGGGGTGCTGGCGCGGGGCGGGGAGGTCTGGTACGCGAACATTCCCCACCTTTGGAGATTACGGGACACGGACGGTGATGGGGTGGCTGACGAGCGAACGAGTCTGCACCACGGCTACGGGGTGCGGGTGGGGTTTCTCGGGCACGATCTGCATGGGTTGTGCTTCGGGCCGGACGGCCGGTTGTATTTCAGCATCGGGGACCGTGGGGCGAGCGTGATGACGCGGGAAGGGGTGCGGCTCGACGTGCCGGACACCGGGGCGGTGTTTCGTTGCGACCCGGACGGGGCGAATCTCGAGGTCTTCGCGACGGGGCTGCGCAATCCGCAGGAGCTGGCGTTCGATGCGTGGGGGAACCTGTGGACGGGGGACAACAATTCGGATGGGGGGGACCAGGCGCGGTGGTTGTACGTGGTGGAGGGCGGGGATTACGGGTGGCACATCGGCTGGCAGTTCATCGAGTCGCCGAACGCGCGCGGTCCATGGAACTCGGAGGGGATGTGGCGTCCGGGCGACGCGGAGCGGGTGGGTTACCTGATCCCGCCGCTGGCGAACATCGGGGCGGGGCCGTCGGGGCTGACGTACGGGGCGGGGACCGGGCTGCCGGAGGGATGGGCCGGGCGCTTTTTCATGGTGGATTTCCGGGGGGGGCCGAGCGGGATCTGGAGCATCGGGGTGCGGCCGAAGGGAGCTGGGTACGCACTGACCGACGCCGAGCAGATCATCTGGAATGCATTGCCGACGGATGTCGAACTGGGTCCGGACGGTGGTTTGTACTGGTCGGACTGGGTGGAGGGTTGGGGCACGACGGGGAAGGGGCGGATTTACCGGGCTTATGACCCGGAGGTGGTGGGACGACCGGAGGTGTTGGACACGCGGCGCTGGTTGGGGGCGGAACTGCGGGGGCGGGGTTCGGTGGAGTTGCTCGGGCTGCTGGGGCATGCGGATCTTCGGGTGCGGCAGCGGGCGCAATTCGCGTTGGCGGACCGTGGCGAGGTGGGGGCGTTGCGGGCGGCTGCGGAGCGGGCGGGTGGGGGGTGGGCGAGGTTGCATGGGATATGGGGTCTGGGCCAGGTGGGGCGGAGGCAGCCCGGGGTGCTGGCGGTGTTGATGCCGCTGTTGGGCGACGGGGAAGCGGAGGTGCGGGCGCAGGCGGCGAAGATGCTGGGGGAGGCGCGGCATCGGGCGGCAGGGGCGGCGTTGGAGTCACTTCTGGGGGATCCGGAGGCGCGGCCCCGGTTTTTCGCGGCCCTGGCGCTGGGGCGGATGGGGCGGGTGGAGGCGGGACCGGGGGTGTTGACGATGCTGAGGGCCAATGGGGATGCGGACGCGTATCTGCGACATGCGGGGGCGACGGCGTTGGCGGGGATCCTTGGGGAGGACGAGTTGGCGGCGCTGGCACAGGACGCCTCGGTGGCGGTGCGGCGGGCGGCGGTGGTGGCGTTGCGGCGTCTGGCGAGTCCGGGTTTGGCGGCGTTTGTGGCCGACGGTGAGGCGTCGGTGGTGCTGGAGGCGGCGCGGGCGATCCATGATCTGCCGGTGGAAGGGGCGTTGCCGGCGCTGGCCGGATTGCTGGGGAAGGAGGTGATGGAGGAGGCGCTGGAAAGGCGGGTGCTGGGGGCGGCCCTGCGGGTGGGCGGGTGGGAGCAGGCCCGGGCCCTGGCGGGGCATGCGGCCCGGGGAACGGCGGTCGAGCGGACGCGGGTGGAGGCGCTGCGGCATCTCGGGGCGTTTGATGCGCCGTCCGGGCGGGATCCGGTGACCGGGTTGTGGCGGCCGGCGGCCTGGCGGGACGCGGATGCGGCGCGGGAGATGGCGCGGAGGGCCTTGGAGGAACGGTTTGAGGCGTTGTTGACGGCGGGGCCGGAGGGGGTGCAGTCGGAGGCCATTGGGGCGTCCGGGCGGTTGGGACTGCGGGGGTGGGAGGGGCGCCTGGCGCGGTTGGCGGGGGATGTCGGGGTCGGGGTGGGAGCGCGGCTGGCGGCGTTACGGGTGCTGGGGGAATGGCGGGACGAGTCGCTGACGGGTCTGATGCCGTTGCTGCTGGAGGATGGGAACGAGGCGGTGCGGGCGGAGGCGTTGCGGTGGCAGGCGCGGTTGGGGCTGGGGGATCCGCTGGTGCCGATCCGCGAGATACTGGTGCGGGGGACGTTGCGGGAACGGCAGGCGGCGTTTGGGAGTCTGGCCGGGGTAAGGGGTGCGGCGGCGGAGTCCTTGCTGGTGGAGTGGTTGAACCGCGGGGCGGCGGGTGAACTGGAGCGGGAGCTGATCCTGGATGCGATCGAGGCGGGGCGGAGCCGGGACGGCGCGGCGGTGAGGGAGGCGTTGAGCCGGTGGGAGGCGCGGCTGGAGGGATGGGCGCCGTTGGTTCTGCATGGCGGCGACGCGGGGGCGGGACGGCGGGTGTTTTACGAGAAGGCGGAGGTGCAGTGCGTGCGATGTCATCGGGCTGGGGGGGATGGCGGGGTGGTGGGGCCGGATCTGATGGGCCTGGGGGCGAGCAAGACGCGGGAGTACCTGTTGCAATCGATAACCGATCCGAACGCCGTGGTGGCGGAGGGGTACGAGAACGTGATGGTGGAGACGCGCGACGGCCGGGAATTCGCGGGGACCGTTCAGGGCGAGACGGACCAGACCTTGATCCTGAACACGCTGGAGGAGGGCAGGGTGACCTTGCAGAAGGCGGAGATTACCGGGCGCTGGAAGGGGTTGTCAGGGATGCCGGAGGGGCTGACGGAGATGCTGACGTTGCGGGAGATGCGGGATCTGATCGAGTTCATGGCCGGGCTGACCGGGGAGGCGGGGGCGAAGGAGTGA
- a CDS encoding TIGR04283 family arsenosugar biosynthesis glycosyltransferase, with protein MEGLKTRGRGDGAAVGATGRMRGWRGSRRWRWGIRLAAVGGSALVLGWVLGRLEMGQLRETFQGLRPGWYAAAAGVFGLGMLGAAIRWHLMLRLNHEAVVHGAASVRMVFISQFFNTVLGGPSSGDIPKTALYARWFGVPAADVWAASVLDRLVATAGGVIFAGLAVMLGLAVGAFDFVGDWEWRMPARWVWGGGLGAMAVAVGLAVWLRVRPESFLGRAFRALGESGRRLLGSGRRSGHALLCAVLTVVMFNLTQALCLQAVSPEPVPWMRLFWMFHVVTMVASLPVTVAGTGLREGASMVLLGQYGVAPATAVAGAMLTLTIHLGWAGVGAVLWWREQRLRRRVTRGAPVRRISAVIPTWNEAANLEATVAHLRAIPEICEVLVSDGGSTDGTCELALRLGCRVLKGAKGRGQQMRLGAAAATGDAVVLVHADTWLGPGAGRAMVRCLRDPLVVGGGFWKRFRDAPWLMRGSRVRCGLRLWWGGRILGDQGMFVRRSVLEAVGGVPEQPLMEEIELCRRLRRVGRLALAGAGVSTSARRFTGRGVLRTYWLMGRVSWDYRRGVPPEELARRYEGGGCDAGLERRKPG; from the coding sequence ATGGAGGGCTTGAAGACGCGGGGCCGGGGCGATGGGGCGGCGGTGGGAGCGACCGGGCGAATGCGTGGGTGGCGCGGGTCGCGCCGCTGGCGTTGGGGCATCCGGCTGGCGGCGGTGGGAGGTTCGGCGCTGGTGCTGGGATGGGTGTTGGGGCGGTTGGAGATGGGTCAACTGCGGGAGACGTTCCAGGGATTGCGGCCGGGATGGTACGCGGCGGCGGCGGGGGTCTTCGGTTTGGGGATGCTGGGGGCGGCGATCCGCTGGCACTTGATGTTGCGGTTGAATCATGAGGCGGTGGTGCATGGGGCCGCCTCGGTGCGGATGGTGTTCATCAGCCAGTTCTTCAACACCGTGCTGGGGGGACCATCGAGCGGGGACATTCCGAAGACGGCGTTGTACGCACGCTGGTTCGGGGTGCCGGCGGCGGATGTGTGGGCGGCGTCGGTGCTCGATCGGTTGGTGGCCACGGCGGGGGGGGTGATCTTCGCGGGGTTGGCGGTGATGTTGGGTCTGGCGGTGGGGGCGTTCGATTTCGTGGGGGACTGGGAATGGCGGATGCCTGCGAGGTGGGTGTGGGGCGGGGGACTCGGGGCGATGGCGGTGGCCGTGGGATTGGCGGTGTGGCTGCGGGTTCGGCCCGAGTCCTTCTTGGGACGGGCGTTCCGGGCTCTGGGGGAGTCGGGACGGAGACTGTTGGGATCGGGGCGGCGGTCGGGTCATGCGCTGCTGTGCGCGGTGCTGACGGTGGTGATGTTCAACCTGACGCAGGCCTTGTGTCTGCAGGCGGTGTCGCCGGAGCCGGTTCCGTGGATGCGCCTCTTCTGGATGTTTCATGTGGTGACCATGGTGGCCTCCCTGCCGGTGACGGTGGCGGGGACGGGGTTGCGGGAGGGGGCGTCGATGGTGTTGCTGGGCCAGTACGGGGTGGCGCCGGCGACGGCGGTGGCCGGGGCGATGCTGACCTTGACGATCCATCTGGGCTGGGCGGGGGTGGGGGCGGTGCTGTGGTGGAGGGAGCAGCGGTTGCGTCGGCGGGTGACGCGGGGGGCGCCGGTGCGTCGGATCAGCGCGGTGATACCGACGTGGAACGAGGCGGCGAACCTGGAGGCGACGGTGGCGCATTTGCGGGCGATTCCGGAGATCTGCGAAGTGCTGGTGTCGGACGGGGGAAGCACGGATGGCACATGCGAACTGGCGTTGCGGCTGGGGTGCCGGGTGTTGAAGGGGGCGAAGGGGCGGGGACAGCAAATGCGGTTGGGGGCGGCGGCGGCGACGGGGGACGCGGTGGTGCTGGTGCATGCGGACACGTGGCTGGGGCCGGGGGCGGGGCGGGCGATGGTGCGGTGCCTGCGGGATCCGCTGGTGGTGGGTGGGGGATTTTGGAAGCGGTTCCGGGATGCGCCCTGGTTGATGCGGGGATCGAGGGTTCGCTGCGGGCTGCGCTTGTGGTGGGGGGGGCGGATACTGGGGGATCAGGGGATGTTTGTGCGGCGCTCTGTACTGGAGGCGGTGGGAGGGGTGCCGGAGCAGCCGCTGATGGAGGAGATCGAGTTATGCCGGCGCCTTCGGCGGGTGGGACGGCTTGCGTTGGCGGGGGCAGGGGTGAGCACATCGGCGCGGCGGTTCACCGGGAGGGGGGTGTTGCGGACGTACTGGCTGATGGGGCGGGTGTCGTGGGATTATCGGCGCGGGGTGCCGCCCGAGGAACTGGCCCGGCGGTACGAGGGGGGGGGGTGTGACGCGGGATTGGAGCGGCGGAAACCGGGATGA
- a CDS encoding MarC family protein produces the protein MSLTEYVLLAFSSLFVIIDPIATVPVFLAMTPEDTVAKRVRTARLACGIAAGVLLVFAFLGRRVFQLLGITMPAFQMAASIVLLLVALDMLRAQRSRVKETREETKEGLDKEDIAISPLAVPLLAGPGAISTAVLLHNKADTAAKLLALPVVIVAVCAVSLVIFELGARGARWLGPIGLRLVERLMGLLLAAIACQFLLNAFRDLGVVAF, from the coding sequence ATGAGCCTGACCGAATATGTGCTGCTGGCGTTCAGTTCGCTGTTCGTGATCATCGATCCGATCGCGACGGTGCCGGTGTTTCTGGCGATGACGCCGGAGGACACGGTGGCGAAGCGGGTGCGGACGGCGCGTTTGGCGTGTGGGATTGCGGCCGGGGTATTGCTGGTCTTCGCGTTTCTGGGGAGGCGGGTGTTTCAGTTGCTGGGGATCACGATGCCGGCATTTCAGATGGCGGCGAGCATCGTACTGCTGCTGGTGGCCTTGGACATGCTTCGTGCGCAGCGGTCGAGGGTGAAGGAGACGCGGGAGGAGACGAAGGAGGGACTGGACAAGGAGGATATTGCGATTTCGCCGCTGGCGGTGCCGTTGCTGGCGGGGCCGGGGGCGATCTCGACGGCGGTGCTGCTGCACAACAAGGCGGACACCGCGGCGAAGCTGCTGGCGTTGCCCGTGGTGATCGTGGCGGTGTGTGCGGTGTCCCTGGTCATTTTCGAACTGGGCGCCCGGGGTGCGAGGTGGCTGGGGCCGATCGGGCTGCGTTTGGTGGAGCGGTTGATGGGGCTGCTGCTGGCGGCGATCGCCTGCCAGTTCCTGCTAAATGCATTCCGGGACCTGGGAGTGGTGGCGTTCTGA